A window of the Corythoichthys intestinalis isolate RoL2023-P3 chromosome 6, ASM3026506v1, whole genome shotgun sequence genome harbors these coding sequences:
- the LOC130917049 gene encoding uncharacterized protein LOC130917049 isoform X2: MEMYPQEMLRQEYRRVAAEVGVKYLSAVEHFSLDKSELWAQDGVHLSDTDGMPILVQLLWKASYTATRDVVQVPRPVTVPVRSALKCVPATVAPEKSSAIVRGVEVTPPPAVNLDEWTVVGSKRRAMGSSSSHVPPKRESLHQQPVVRDCFIPLNPVRFSHALLEEMDKLTPSALQQPDVTAVPRRNPLLCKKQRSMVAEVKRRPNQRQRGASSAVVKSPGMSSVKVQFVDNDRSQGGNKGKCVEEHRLQGGNKGKTKSLSVRVRDIKRSVRGSFHQGDARFEFRGVQCMAISLVAVAKHTTHSVFSWQSADLDRVVTLGDELYSSLRKNNKISGGSELLCVPDLPKQQVIDGESFDFEYGDFVTGDVNVVSGDLVVAGVLTPLKDGLAQICGKYDTCFLTLNCNTCAIIKENGMYAVVDSHSRNTNGMVDVNGFSVVVVYWCLDLVFDHFVKLANMMNLTQNFFEIAGVRVIPTAPAVNSTLLFGSTVTQTEQKK, translated from the exons ATGGAGATGTATCCTCAGGAGATGCTGCGTCAGGAGTACAGACGTGTTGCTGCTGAAGTGGGAGTAAAGTATCTGTCTGCAGTGGAGCATTTCTCCTTGGATAAATCTGAACTGTGGGCCCAAGATGGT GTTCATTTGTCTGACACTGATGGAATGCCTATCCTCGTTCAACTGCTGTGGAAGGCGTCATATACG GCAACACGTGACGTGGTTCAAGTCCCTCGGCCTGTGACTGTTCCTGTTAGATCAGCATTGAAGTGTGTTCCTGCTACAGTAGCACCTGAAAAAAGTTCTGCCATTGTGAGGGGAGTTGAGGTTACACCACCTCCTGCAGTGAACCTTGATGAGTGGACAGTGGTTGGCTCaaag CGGCGCGCAATGGGATCAAGTTCATCTCATGTACCTCCCAAGAGAGAAAGTCTTCACCAGCAG CCTGTGGTGAGAGACTGCTTCATCCCACTAAACCCTGTCCGGTTCAGCCATGCCCTACTTGAGGAGATGGACAAACTTACTCCATCAGCTCTACAGCAACCAGATGTGACGGCTGTTCCAAGACGCAACCCG tTGCTGTGTAAGAAGCAGAGGTCCATGGTGGCTGAGGTCAAGCGGAGACCCAATCAACGACAG agGGGCGCATCCAGTGCTGTTGTGAAGTCACCTGGAATGAGTAGTGTGAAGGTGCAGTTTGTTGACAATGATCGCTCGCAAGGAGGCAACAAAGGTAAGTGTGTTGAGGAACATCGCTTGCAAGGAGGCAACAAAGGTAAGACTAAGTCTCTTTCTGTTAGGGTTCGTGATATTAAGAGGTCAGTTCGTGGGAGTTTCCACCAAGGAGACGCTCGGTTTGAATTTAGAGGTGTTCAGTGTATGGCTATTAGTCTAGTAGCTGTCGCTAAACATACCACCCACAGTGTGTTTTCATGGCAGTCAGCTGACCTTGATCGGGTTGTAACATTGGGTGATGAGTTGTATTCTTCTCTGAGAAAGAATAATAAGATCAGTGGAGGATCTGAGCTTCTTTGTGTTCCAGATTTACCCAAGCAGCAAGTTATTGATGGCGAGAGTTTTGACTTTGAATATGGTGATTTTGTAACTGGTGATGTAAATGTGGTTAGTGGAGACCTTGTTGTGGCAGGAGTGTTGACTCCTTTAAAGGATGGTTTGGCACAGATTTGTGGAAAGTATGACACTTGCTTTCTGACATTGAATTGCAATACTTGTGCAATAATTAAGGAGAATGGAATGTACGCTGTGGTAGATTCTCATTCTCGTAATACAAATGGGATGGTTGATGTAAATGGATTCAGTGTTGTTGTGGTGTACTGGTGCCTTGATCTTGTGTTTGACCATTTTGTCAAGTTAGCAAATATGATGAACCTAACACAGAACTTTTTTGAGATTGCAGGTGTACGCGTTATTCCCACTGCTCCCGCCGTCAACTCCACATTGCTCTTTGGCTCTACTGTTACACAGACTGAGCAA AAAAAGTAG
- the LOC130917049 gene encoding uncharacterized protein LOC130917049 isoform X1 produces the protein MEMYPQEMLRQEYRRVAAEVGVKYLSAVEHFSLDKSELWAQDGVHLSDTDGMPILVQLLWKASYTATRDVVQVPRPVTVPVRSALKCVPATVAPEKSSAIVRGVEVTPPPAVNLDEWTVVGSKRRAMGSSSSHVPPKRESLHQQPVVRDCFIPLNPVRFSHALLEEMDKLTPSALQQPDVTAVPRRNPLLCKKQRSMVAEVKRRPNQRQRGASSAVVKSPGMSSVKVQFVDNDRSQGGNKGKCVEEHRLQGGNKGKTKSLSVRVRDIKRSVRGSFHQGDARFEFRGVQCMAISLVAVAKHTTHSVFSWQSADLDRVVTLGDELYSSLRKNNKISGGSELLCVPDLPKQQVIDGESFDFEYGDFVTGDVNVVSGDLVVAGVLTPLKDGLAQICGKYDTCFLTLNCNTCAIIKENGMYAVVDSHSRNTNGMVDVNGFSVVVVYWCLDLVFDHFVKLANMMNLTQNFFEIAGVRVIPTAPAVNSTLLFGSTVTQTEQVIFPSNDLPDVFISNVTEKELQFVPLRENVAQVLCTRLNIELQKVDSKSTQVGHLGKPCKNEKVVGDGNCFFRAVSQAVSGTQNYHRKIRLAVVKQIEKNAILYQGLLRSEYSSVAEYLSNSKMGYVGSWATEIEIQAAADYLEMSIFTYHQDRWIEYTCSAMQFSNQALYLENVNANHYENVVCVHLPQSHKCYGYCEVYTTPSVYNIRRQTKKDSNVIDSNRVTSNVSSIVDADVDTQVQRPGICVSNYLKNKYNRHKRIKYQEDSSYRNVRSKLNKMAYISQQDGVQSKNKKKYHEDRIYQEKQKKRGIQKYKDDALFKQHLKARGIQKYKDDALYKEHLKSRGIQKYKNDALYKEHLKSRGIQKYKNDALYKEHLKSRGIQKYKNDALYKEHLKSRGIQKYKDDALYKEHLKSRSIQKYKDDALFKQYLKARGIQKYKDDALYKQHLKARGIQKYKDNALYKQNLKARGIQKYKDNALYKQNIRAYSKAKYSANLEHRNRVRKSNRLKKQEIKEKSEQFDFVMKQFLDKVKHGPDFVCCVCHRLLFKNQVLGCKIDDYKTKAIASVALKCITEDYLHQCSGKCDLPCQYTDTARGQLWICYCCHCKINKGEVPPESRINNLELEPIPAELACLNSLEQHLIALHIPFMKMLALPKGGQNGVHGPVTCVPANIVQTDNLLPRNEMDGSLIGVKLKRKLTYKGHYEYQFVDSVRIRQALQYLKLNNKHYKDIEFNNAWLNTFCKGTEVETTGNENDGHVKSLEASPDLAEDELLHDRQQHCMFQDTCLMPVDIGQEVLDQYVDNVLNVAPAEGNNPVKLLSDMTNEAKCFPVLFPQGINTFHERRQHKLTLARYFNNRILHADGRFARNVEYIFYAQYMSELQQVISNVSIALRKGKGRQCFQQVDVNILNDDAFFKNLLEFDNGYRFLKPIRGTPAFWQAAQSDLLACVRQLGVPTWFCSFSSADMRWKNLLCSILMQEGRTETLEQLEWADRCELLRHNPVTAARMFDFRWHCFLREVLMSPAEPIGKIKDYFYRIEFQQRGSPHVHCLFWIENAPVINKNSDEEVVAFIDKYVTCELPTQDKELLDIVTNVQQHSKRHSKTCQKKNKVCRFNFPRPPSCRTFICHEKSVENLETCMCHAENADDKTPCDCKKDKVSKEQAATILASVKKALSDETKIFESLEHLFQSVNVSQEVFEEAYKSCARGTQIVMKREINEVWINQYSKPLLKCWNANMDIQFVADAYACVVYIISYISKAEREIGLLLGNAQREAAGGNVSAKEALKNLGSVYLHNRDVCAQEAVYRLTPNLHLKECSRKVVFVPTGDNVVKMSLPLSVLKQKALSHDLTAENIWMMSLVDRYKNRPDNAVFTDMCLATFASEYRILSKNEKSQLQIRLKNDCGFVTKRIRTQPAVVRYMRFSKTKNPELFYRSIMQLFLPYRADAQLKPPKCETFEQFYNNGQVKFFDGSRHPVKFVVDTNRSKFELEADQLDDFQKSVESNGELEDAWCELCPEQELERLETLQLRTQQEQPDVELLECIPELAVNCPQISHLEKRNILSRKDGLALIRSLNDTQRCIFYNIRQWCIQKVIGEKPAPLHVFITGGAGTGKSHLIKAIQYEATRLLSTVCSQPDSMCVLLTAPTGIAAFNLQASTIHATFSIGKDVRLPYTPLGEEKLNSLRAKYNDLKILIIDEISMVDHRLLTYIHGRLRQIKQTGDFSPFGNVSVLAVGDFYQLPPVKGKPLYVTDPGVDLWSSLFKVVELNTVVRQQDQLFAKLLNRIRTRSKETPMLLSDIETLKHCESGEVSSALHIFPTNKQVNQHNLQELFRTCPEYVKVEAQDFVHNKKTGNLELISGHHAKAYNTCLEETLLLGINARVMLCKNVDVVDGLVNGVCGTVTHIITSDNSFPQRVYVKFDKDQVGSQRRKQSATASVDLMASTYIEPEEEKVTSKGGLRRQFPLKLAWACTVHKVQGLTVDSAVVSLNKIFSAGQAYVALSRVRSLSGLIIQDFAEEHIYCKNNIKEAIQRMPPFFVESAPSQPHTFSVFLMNVQGLIEHAPDLAICTEHLQPNCIAVTETWLPNLPASEIIKVDGYRFHSCPRTLSYSGNNPLFINLQSQQHGGVGVFSANDVTFDIIQVPHFNLECAVSKYGHHDILVAVIYRPPSYHMSLFKEHLSRLFDLLEPLSNTIAVMGDFNEDILKSSSVCKFAEDRGYVQLVTQPTTERGTLIDHVYVKTTQYEVETSVVPTYFSDHEGIVCHFRDKNK, from the exons ATGGAGATGTATCCTCAGGAGATGCTGCGTCAGGAGTACAGACGTGTTGCTGCTGAAGTGGGAGTAAAGTATCTGTCTGCAGTGGAGCATTTCTCCTTGGATAAATCTGAACTGTGGGCCCAAGATGGT GTTCATTTGTCTGACACTGATGGAATGCCTATCCTCGTTCAACTGCTGTGGAAGGCGTCATATACG GCAACACGTGACGTGGTTCAAGTCCCTCGGCCTGTGACTGTTCCTGTTAGATCAGCATTGAAGTGTGTTCCTGCTACAGTAGCACCTGAAAAAAGTTCTGCCATTGTGAGGGGAGTTGAGGTTACACCACCTCCTGCAGTGAACCTTGATGAGTGGACAGTGGTTGGCTCaaag CGGCGCGCAATGGGATCAAGTTCATCTCATGTACCTCCCAAGAGAGAAAGTCTTCACCAGCAG CCTGTGGTGAGAGACTGCTTCATCCCACTAAACCCTGTCCGGTTCAGCCATGCCCTACTTGAGGAGATGGACAAACTTACTCCATCAGCTCTACAGCAACCAGATGTGACGGCTGTTCCAAGACGCAACCCG tTGCTGTGTAAGAAGCAGAGGTCCATGGTGGCTGAGGTCAAGCGGAGACCCAATCAACGACAG agGGGCGCATCCAGTGCTGTTGTGAAGTCACCTGGAATGAGTAGTGTGAAGGTGCAGTTTGTTGACAATGATCGCTCGCAAGGAGGCAACAAAGGTAAGTGTGTTGAGGAACATCGCTTGCAAGGAGGCAACAAAGGTAAGACTAAGTCTCTTTCTGTTAGGGTTCGTGATATTAAGAGGTCAGTTCGTGGGAGTTTCCACCAAGGAGACGCTCGGTTTGAATTTAGAGGTGTTCAGTGTATGGCTATTAGTCTAGTAGCTGTCGCTAAACATACCACCCACAGTGTGTTTTCATGGCAGTCAGCTGACCTTGATCGGGTTGTAACATTGGGTGATGAGTTGTATTCTTCTCTGAGAAAGAATAATAAGATCAGTGGAGGATCTGAGCTTCTTTGTGTTCCAGATTTACCCAAGCAGCAAGTTATTGATGGCGAGAGTTTTGACTTTGAATATGGTGATTTTGTAACTGGTGATGTAAATGTGGTTAGTGGAGACCTTGTTGTGGCAGGAGTGTTGACTCCTTTAAAGGATGGTTTGGCACAGATTTGTGGAAAGTATGACACTTGCTTTCTGACATTGAATTGCAATACTTGTGCAATAATTAAGGAGAATGGAATGTACGCTGTGGTAGATTCTCATTCTCGTAATACAAATGGGATGGTTGATGTAAATGGATTCAGTGTTGTTGTGGTGTACTGGTGCCTTGATCTTGTGTTTGACCATTTTGTCAAGTTAGCAAATATGATGAACCTAACACAGAACTTTTTTGAGATTGCAGGTGTACGCGTTATTCCCACTGCTCCCGCCGTCAACTCCACATTGCTCTTTGGCTCTACTGTTACACAGACTGAGCAAGTAATATTTCCCAGCAATGATCTTCCAGATGTTTTTATCAGTAATGTAACAGAAAAAGAACTACAATTTGTCCCTCTAAGGGAAAATGTAGCACAAGTGCTGTGTACACGGTTAAATATTGAATTACAAAAGGTTGATTCAAAATCTACCCAAGTTGGCCATTTAGGTAAACCTTGTAAAAATGAGAAAGTAGTTGGTGATGGGAATTGTTTCTTCAGAGCAGTCAGTCAGGCCGTCAGCGGTACGCAAAACTATCATAGAAAGATTAGACTTGCAGTAGTGAAGCAGatagaaaaaaatgcaatctTGTATCAGGGTCTTCTGAGAAGTGAGTATTCCTCTGTGGCTGAATACTTGAGCAATTCAAAAATGGGTTATGTTGGTAGTTGGGCTACAGAAATTGAGATTCAAGCAGCTGCCGATTATTTAGAAATGAGTATATTTACATATCATCAGGATCGCTGGATTGAATATACTTGTAGTGCAATGCAGTTTTCCAATCAGGCACTGTATTTAGAAAATGTAAATGCCAACCATTATGAAAATGTAGTATGCGTTCATCTGCCACaaagtcacaaatgttatggctATTGTGAAGTATACACAACTCCATCAGTCTACAATATCAGACGACAGACTAAAAAAGACAGCAATGTGATTGATTCAAATCGTGTGACTTCAAATGTAAGTAGTATAGTAGATGCTGATGTGGACACACAAGTGCAAAGACCTGGTATTTGTGTCtctaattatttgaaaaacaaGTATAACAGGCATAAAAGAATTAAATATCAGGAAGATTCATCCTATAGGAATGTACGTAGTAAATTGAATAAAATGGCCTATATTTCACAGCAAGACGGTGTACAAAGCAAGAATAAGAAGAAATACCATGAAGATAGAATTtatcaagaaaaacaaaaaaaaagaggtaTCCAAAAATATAAGGACGATGCTTTGtttaaacaacatttaaaagcaCGCGGTATCCAAAAATATAAGGACGATGCTTTGTATAAAGAACATTTAAAATCACGCGGTATCCAAAAATATAAGAACGATGCTTTGTATAAAGAACATTTAAAATCACGTGGTATCCAAAAATATAAGAACGATGCTTTGTATAAAGAACATTTAAAATCACGTGGTATCCAAAAATATAAGAACGATGCTTTGTATAAAGAACATTTAAAATCACGTGGTATCCAAAAATATAAGGACGATGCTTTGTATAAAGAACATTTAAAATCACGTAGTATCCAAAAATATAAGGACGATGCTTTGTTTAAACAATATTTAAAAGCACGCGGTATCCAAAAATATAAGGACGATGCTTTGTataaacaacatttaaaagcaCGTGGTATCCAAAAATATAAGGACAATGCTTTGTataaacaaaatttaaaagCACGCGGTATCCAAAAATATAAGGACAATGCTTTGTATAAACAGAATATTAGGGCTTACAGCAAAGCTAAGTACAGTGCCAATTTGGAGCATCGCAACCGTGTTAGAAAATCAAACAGGTTGAAAAAGCAAGAAATTAAAGAAAAGTCTGAACAGTTTGATTTTGTCATGAAACAATTTCTTGATAAAGTCAAGCACGGTCCAGATTTTGTTTGCTGTGTTTGTCATaggttgttgtttaaaaatcaagttTTAGGGTGCAAAATAGATgattacaaaaccaaagctatAGCTTCAGTAGCATTAAAGTGCATCACTGAAGACTATTTACACCAATGTAGTGGAAAGTGTGATTTGCCCTGTCAGTATACAGATACAGCCAGAGGTCAACTTTGGATTTGTTATTGTTGTCATTGTAAAATTAATAAAGGTGAGGTTCCCCCTGAGAGTAGAATTAATAATCTTGAACTTGAGCCTATTCCAGCAGAATTGGCTTGTTTAAATAGTTTAGAACAGCATTTGATTGCTTTACATATTCCATTCATGAAGATGTTAGCATTGCCTAAAGGTGGGCAAAATGGAGTTCATGGTCCTGTTACTTGTGTTCCTGCTAACATCGTGCAGACTGATAATTTACTTCCTCGTAATGAAATGGATGGTTCTTTAATTGGAGTTAAATTGAAACGTAAACTAACATATAAAGGACATTATGAATATCAATTTGTTGATAGTGTGCGAATTAGGCAGGCATTGCAATATCTTAAACTAAATAATAAGCATTACAAAGATATAGAATTTAATAATGCATGGCTGAATACCTTTTGTAAGGGAACTGAAGTGGAAACTACAGGGAATGAAAATGATGGCCATGTAAAAAGTCTAGAAGCATCTCCAGATTTGGCTGAAGATGAACTGCTGCATGACAGGCAACAACACTGTATGTTTCAAGACACATGTCTTATGCCAGTGGACATTGGTCAGGAAGTGTTGGACCAGTATGTTGATAATGTATTAAATGTAGCTCCAGCTGAGGGAAACAATCCAGTCAAATTGCTTTCAGATATGACTAATGAAGCAAAGTGCTTTCCAGTATTGTTTCCTCAAGGAATTAACACATTTCATGAACGAAGGCAGCACAAATTAACATTGGCACGTTATTTTAACAACAGAATTTTACATGCTGATGGTAGATTTGCCCGTAATGTAGAATACATATTTTATGCTCAGTACATGTCAGAGTTACAACAAGTTATTTCAAATGTGTCAATAGCATTAAGAAAAGGGAAGGGTAGGCAATGTTTCCAACAAGTCgatgttaacattttaaatgatgatgcattttttaaaaatctgttgGAGTTTGACAATGGGTATCGTTTTCTTAAACCTATTAGAGGGACTCCAGCATTCTGGCAGGCAGCACAGAGTGATTTGTTGGCTTGTGTTCGACAGCTCGGCGTTCCTACTTGGTTTTGTTCATTTTCCTCTGCTGATATGCGTTGGAAAAATCTTCTGTGTAGCATTTTAATGCAGGAAGGTCGAACAGAAACATTGGAACAGTTAGAATGGGCTGACAGGTGTGAACTTTTGCGTCACAATCCTGTCACAGCCGCAAGAATGTTTGATTTTCGTTGGCATTGTTTCTTAAGGGAGGTTCTCATGTCTCCTGCAGAACCTATTGGTAAAATTAAAGACTACTTTTACCGCATTGAATTTCAACAGCGTGGTTCTCCTCATGTTCATTGTTTGTTCTGGATAGAAAATGCCCCAGTGAttaataaaaacagtgatgaagAGGTTGTTGCATTTATTGACAAGTATGTCACTTGTGAGCTGCCAACACAAGACAAAGAGTTACTTGACATTGTGACAAATGTACAGCAACATTCAAAACGACATTCAAAAACTtgtcaaaagaaaaacaaagtttGTCGTTTTAATTTTCCCAGACCACCATCATGCAGAACATTTATATGCCATGAGAAAAGTGTAGAAAATCTGGAGACGTGCATGTGTCATGCTGAAAACGCAGATGACAAGACTCCCTGTGATTGTAAAAAAGACAAAGTTTCCAAAGAGCAAGCAGCAACAATCCTGGCTTCAGTCAAAAAAGCTCtttctgatgaaaccaaaatcttTGAGAGTCTGGAGCATTTGTTTCAGAGTGTAAATGTCAGTCAGGAAGTTTTTGAAGAGGCCTATAAATCCTGTGCTCGAGGCACACAAATAGTAATGAAAAGAGAGATTAATGAAGTTTGGATCAATCAGTACAGTAAGCCACTTTTAAAGTGCTGGAATGCTAACATGGACATCCAGTTTGTTGCAGATGCATATGCATGCGTGGTGTACATTATTTCTTATATCTCAAAAGCAGAGAGAGAAATAGGACTGTTGTTGGGGAATGCACAAAGAGAAGCAGCTGGAGGAAATGTGAGTGCAAAAGAAGCCTTAAAGAACCTTGGCAGTGTTTACCTGCACAACAGAGATGTGTGCGCTCAGGAGGCTGTATACAGGTTGACACCAAATTTACATCTCAAGGAATGTTCAAGGAAGgttgtctttgttccaacaggtGACAATGTGGTCAAAATGAGTCTGCCTTTAAGTGTATTAAAGCAAAAGGCACTATCACATGATCTTACCGCTGAAAACATTTGGATGATGAGTTTGGTTGACCGTTACAAGAATAGGCCAGACAATGCTGTGTTTACTGACATGTGCCTGGCAACTTTTGCTTCTGAATATCGTATTCTGAGCAAAAACGAGAAATCGCAACTACAGATTAGATTGAAAAATGATTGTGGATTTGTCACGAAAAGAATTAGAACACAGCCTGCTGTTGTTCGGTACATGCGCTTTTCAAAGACAAAAAATCCAGAATTATTTTATCGTAGTATCATGCAGTTGTTCCTTCCCTATCGTGCAGATGCGCAACTTAAACCTCCCAAATGTGAAACTTTTGAACAGTTTTACAATAATGGCCAAGTAAAGTTTTTCGATGGGTCCAGACATCCGGTCAAGTTTGTTGTTGACACCAATAGAAGCAAATTTGAACTTGAAGCAGATCAGCTGGATGACTTTCAAAAGTCAGTTGAAAGCAATGGTGAACTGGAAGATGCCTGGTGTGAGTTGTGTCCTGAGCAGGAATTAGAGCGTTTAGAGACTCTGCAATTGAGGACCCAACAAGAACAGCCAGATGTGGAACTTTTAGAATGTATTCCTGAATTAGCAGTCAATTGCccacaaatttcccatttagaaAAGAGAAACATCTTGTCGAGAAAAGATGGTTTGGCATTGATTCGGTCTTTGAATGATACACAACGTTGTATTTTTTATAATATTCGACAGTggtgcattcaaaaagtaataggGGAAAAACCAGCACCACTACATGTATTCATTACGGGTGGTGCTGGTACtggaaaaagccatttaatcaagGCCATCCAGTATGAGGCAACAAGATTGTTGTCTACTGTGTGTAGTCAACCTGATAGCATGTGTGTTTTATTAACAGCTCCCACAGGTATTGCTGCTTTTAATCTTCAGGCATCAACAATTCATGCCACCTTTAGCATAGGAAAGGATGTACGCTTACCGTATACTCCTTTGGGTGAAGAGAAGTTAAATTCTCTACGCGCCAAATACAATGATCTGAAGATCCTAATCATTGATGAGATCTCCATGGTAGATCACAGGTTGTTAACGTACATCCATGGGAGACTGAGACAAATTAAACAAACTGGTGATTTTTCACCATTTGGAAATGTCAGTGTCCTTGCTGTAGGGGACTTTTACCAGCTGCCTCCCGTTAAAGGGAAACCCCTGTATGTTACTGACCCAGGTGTTGACCTATGGTCCTCTTTATTTAAGGTTGTGGAACTGAACACTGTTGTTCGGCAGCAAGATCAGTTGTTTGCAAAGTTATTGAACAGAATCAGAACTCGGTCCAAAGAAACtccaatgctactcagtgatatTGAGACACTTAAGCACTGTGAAAGTGGTGAAGTCAGCTCAGCATTGCATATCTTCCCGACAAATAAACAAGTAAATCAACACAATCTTCAGGAGTTATTCAGGACTTGCCCTGAATATGTTAAAGTAGAAGCTCAAGATTTTGTTCACAACAAGAAAACGGGAAATCTCGAGTTGATTAGTGGACATCATGCGAAGGCATATAACACATGTTTGGAGGAAACTCTACTATTGGGAATAAATGCACGTGTTATGTTGTGCAAGAATGTGGATGTTGTGGATGGTCTAGTAAATGGGGTGTGTGGCACTGTGACGCATATCATAACCTCAGACAACAGCTTTCCTCAAAGGGTGTATGTCAAGTTTGATAAAGATCAGGTTGGTTCACAGAGGAGGAAACAATCAGCTACTGCTTCTGTTGATCTGATGGCCTCTACATACATAGAGCCAGAAGAGGAAAAGGTCACTAGTAAAGGTGGATTACGTCGACAATTTCCACTTAAACTGGCTTGGGCTTGTACAGTACATAAAGTACAGGGCCTAACAGTAGACAGTGCTGTGGTGTctttgaataaaatattttcagcaGGACAAGCATATGTGGCGTTAAGCCGCGTGAGAAGCTTGTCTGGATTAATTATTCAAGACTTTGCAGAGGAACACATTTATTGTAAAAACAACATTAAGGAGGCAATTCAGAGAATGcctcctttttttgttgaatccGCACCAAGTCAACCACATACCTTCTCTGTGTTTTTGATGAATGTGCAAGGACTGATTGAGCATGCGCCAGATTTAGCTATATGCACAGAGCACTTACAGCCTAACTGTATTGCGGTAACAGAAACATGGCTACCAAACCTTCCAGCATCTGAGATCATAAAGGTTGATGGCTATCGTTTTCACAGCTGTCCACGAACTTTATCATATTCTGGCAATAATCCTCTGTTTATAAATTTGCAATCCCAACAACATGGAGGTGTTGGCGTATTTAGTGCAAATGATGTCACCTTTGACATAATTCAGGTACCACATTTCAATTTGGAGTGTGCAGTCAGCAAATATGGTCATCACGATATATTAGTTGCTGTCATTTATCGACCTCCATCTTATCACATGTCTTTGTTTAAAGAGCACCTCAGCAGGTTATTTGATTTGTTAGAGCCACTAAGTAACACCATTGCTGTCATGGGTGATTTTAATGAAGACATTCTAAAGTCCTCCAGCGTCTGTAAATTTGCTGAAGATAGGGGGTACGTTCAACTAGTCACACAGCCCACAACAGAAAGAGGCACATTGATTGACCATGTGTATGTAAAAACAACACAGTATGAGGTTGAGACTTCAGTTGTGCCTACCTACTTTAGTGACCATGAGGGCATTGTTTGCCATTTTAGGGACAAAAATAAGTGA